The Bubalus bubalis isolate 160015118507 breed Murrah chromosome 18, NDDB_SH_1, whole genome shotgun sequence genome contains a region encoding:
- the PNMA8A gene encoding paraneoplastic antigen-like protein 8A, whose translation MAVNLLEDWCRGMEADIHRSLLVTGIPEDCGQAEIEETLNGVLSPLGPYSVLNKIFLREENAKAALVEVGEGVNLRAIPREFPGSGGIWRVVCRDPTQNAEFLKNLNEFLDAEERTLEDVVHLLELSRASPPQTQNRSTENWAEALGVFLGAVVQIIYYMDAEMRSQEEARAQDLAKAQAVASLASAAGRKVKKEPGRAAERGSALQMENPDGWNDVADGGDGPKPLVRKAGALTHSRRMKQKKTPKQEPVPWKKSQGSHSHSSASLKHPEADDGKNRETLEQVRNNKKPCVKQEGLALKKAPVKCAWKFPSNLPHVAASRGVASESDQDGGLEGPPKKKAMGWASAKSPAHMRKKKKVSLGPVSYVLVNSEDPRKKPEVSKKGPGSGRDAPDQKAPGDPQPHESPTSASQGPEAKPQGPPRASSGENDGRSHLGCVNKWMEGEEWQGKAGAQEPKGAESQMVGEDPSAVEEAGEPPIEASEAESPDPPS comes from the coding sequence ATGGCGGTGAACCTTTTGGAGGACTGGTGCCGGGGGATGGAAGCGGACATCCATAGGTCCCTGTTGGTCACGGGCATTCCAGAGGACTGTGGCCAAGCGGAAATCGAGGAGACCTTGAATGGGGTCCTCTCCCCGCTGGGCCCGTACTCCGTGCTCAACAAGATTTTTTTGAGGGAAGAAAATGCCAAAGCTGCCCTCGTTGAGGTCGGGGAGGGTGTGAATCTGAGGGCCATACCCCGAGAGTTCCCAGGAAGCGGGGGCATCTGGAGAGTGGTCTGTCGGGACCCCACCCAGAATGCTGAGTTCttaaaaaacctgaatgaattctTGGACGCGGAGGAGCGCACCTTGGAGGATGTGGTGCACCTGCTTGAACTCAGCAGGGCCTCACCACCCCAGACCCAGAATCGGTCCACCGAGAACTGGGCAGAAGCTTTGGGCGTGTTTCTGGGAGCTGTGGTGCAAATCATCTACTATATGGATGCCGAAATGCGCAGCCAGGAGGAAGCTAGGGCGCAAGATCTTGCCAAGGCCCAAGCGGTAGCATCCTTGGCTTCAGCAGCAGGGAGGAAGGTCAAGAAGGAGCCAGGGAGGGCTGCAGAGAGGGGCTCTGCCTTGCAGATGGAGAACCCGGATGGCTGGAATGACGTGGCAGATGGGGGTGACGGTCCTAAACCTTTGGTTCGAAAGGCTGGAGCTCTTACTCACTCCAGGAGGATGAAGCAGAAAAAAACTCCCAAGCAGGAGCCAGTGCCCTGGAAGAAATCCCAAGGCAGCCATTCCCACAGCTCGGCCTCCTTGAAGCATCCTGAAGCTGATGATGGTAAAAATAGGGAGACGTTAGAACAGGTCAGGAACAACAAAAAGCCATGTGTGAAGCAGGAGGGGTTGGCTTTGAAGAAGGCCCCAGTAAAATGTGCCTGGAAGTTTCCCAGCAACCTGCCTCATGTAGCTGCAAGCCGGGGAGTTGCCTCTGAGTCAGACCAAGATGGTGGTCTGGAGGGCCCCCCGAAGAAGAAGGCCATGGGCTGGGCCTCGGCAAAGAGCCCTGCCCacatgaggaagaaaaagaaggtgaGCTTGGGCCCTGTGTCTTATGTCCTTGTCAATTCGGAAGACCCCAGGAAGAAGCCAGAGGTTTCAAAGAAAGGGCCAGGCTCCGGCCGGGATGCACCGGACCAGAAGGCCCCTGGGGACCCCCAGCCCCATGAGTCACCAACCTCAGCCTCACAGGGTCCAGAGGCCAAGCCACAGGGCCCTCCGCGTGCCTCCAGTGGTGAGAATGATGGCAGAAGTCATTTGGGTTGTGTCAACAAGTGGATGGAGGGGGAGGAGTGGCAGGGGAAGGCCGGGGCACAGGAACCCAAGGGGGCAGAGAGTCAGATGGTGGGTGAGGACCCCAGTGCAGTGGAGGAAGCAGGTGAGCCACCAATTGAGGCCTCAGAGGCCGAGAGCCCTGACCCCCCCTCCTAG